One Apodemus sylvaticus chromosome 14, mApoSyl1.1, whole genome shotgun sequence DNA window includes the following coding sequences:
- the LOC127665084 gene encoding small EDRK-rich factor 2-like, with the protein MKKQSDSVKGKLRDDGLFAASLKQRDMEIMKQKQKKANK; encoded by the coding sequence ATGAAGAAGCAGAGTGACTCAGTTAAGGGAAAGCTACGAGATGATGGGCTTTTTGCTGCCTCCCTCAAGCAGAGGGATATGGAGATcatgaagcagaagcagaaaaagGCAAACAAGTAG